The following DNA comes from Anopheles arabiensis isolate DONGOLA chromosome 3, AaraD3, whole genome shotgun sequence.
CAGACACGGACTGGACAGGGCACGGAACACCACCGACTGCCCCGGCGCGGCCAAGATCAAGTGCATACGCATATGGGcagccctgtgtgtgtgtgtgacagatGCAAGCCAAATGCGTCTAACGTCAACTATGCCCCGAGCCACGTTAGATCCAACTTGGAAGCGCTCAATTGAATTTGATCGTGTTTCATCTCGTTACAATTTCCGACCcaagatgatgctgatgatccTTCGCGAGATTGGCAGCTCAGCTCGGGAGAAGGAAGCAGCGCGCACCGTACGCTATCAGTGTTCCGTTGACTTCTGACCGATGCGAAACGGGATAAGCGCGTGCGTGAAAGCAGTGTTGCGAGAGATTGTCGaccagtgtttttgttttgttatcttttAGGTAAAAATATCTGTGCTTAGAGCAAATTttagaaggaaaaaataaacctaAACCAGTATTTATAAAGTGACAATTCTAAGGAAGCTTGTGACAGTGTTTAGTGCTTCAGAATGTGGAGttgttgaaacaaaaaaccatgcAGCATCATCCCCTCAACTACAGTCGAGTGCAGTGTGGAGCAATTTCGATTCTATTGGTGCTTCTGATCACCTCCCGCGTCTGCTCTTTGCAAGGTGACAATGTGTGCTATCGTTACGAGAGGTAAACAAGTGTTTCAAATCGTTCGCTTCACGGCCATGCTATTTTATTCAAAGACACCCTTACAAGGTCGTTAAATCGGTAGGCAAGTGAGACAAAACAGATCCTCCCTCCGAAAATGGAATACTATTAGTATAAAGCTTATAATCTGAACGGTTAATTCATTAAACGAGCTATTATGTCTTTACCCTGCGAACAAAGCAACGACCATTCCCTCCCGGCTACAAACGGTACAGCCTCCGTACACTTCACTTCCCTGCAGGTGTCAATAGCTGCCTTATTAATTGGATAATGTAATGGATCGTAATTCGCTATGAGAACTGTACACCTTTCCACCTTCTCCTTGTTTCGGGAAACAGTGCTCCACCTGCCCAGAAGGGGCAATAAAGTAACACCCTTGCCTTGGGTACTCGAACGGTGCTGCCGAGTGGGCTGCGGACCTTTGCTCTGGCTGACACCGTTGCTGCTGGGCACCATTTCACCCGAACAATTGCTCCGGTTAGTGCCATTCggggttgaaaaaaaagaggTTGAGAGCGATTGGCAGAGAGCCGACCTGACAGTAGTGTTTTGTTGAGGTTTTGCTACAAACTAACTGCCCGCTGACCGTCAGCTGTGGAGCGTGGATTGTGGTGCAGTTACGGCCTTCTCCTCGGGACAGGGGCGGTTTTTGCATCTCCGTAATCAGCGTCGCCAAAGCTTCGCGGTGTTATGGAATAGGGTTGTGCTTTTGCCTCCTAATAGTGGCGTGCCATTCGATGGTAAAACCGTTTCACGTCGAAGTCGCGCCAAAAAGAGGGCAAAACCCGGGGAGTGCTCCCCATGAGATGTTTCCGCATTTTTGTACCATTCTTTGGGACGGATGCCGCACGGACAGGCTGGACAGGCTTCCTGTCGCATCGATAACGGCCGTCGTTCGTGTATTTCTGGTTGTCAATATTGCATAATGCCGATGGTTGCAGTTTTTCTCGTCTCAGTTTTCGTGCCATCGTGGTTCCGTGGGGCCGTGAGTGTCATTTTTCCTATCCATTGCACACCTATAATGATTGATGAGAAAACTTTCAAACGCATCGCACGTTACGCGTGCGACCACACTAACGAGTCGACCGAAAGGATGTCCAGCGGTGATGGTGGGTTTAGCCGTTTAACGAACCAGTTGAATGGTGTCTAAAATCGGTCAAATTTGATTGCTGGTACGGGATGCAAGGGAGCGTACGGGAGCGTACGCACCGGAGTAGTGCAGCAGGACGGTGGCGGCTGGTAGCGAGTGTACACACAATCTCGTGCGAGTAGATGCGTGTTACAGTTTTGGGATGAAATGGGCGCAAATGAGGCTGAGTCGGGAAAGGAGCAAACACTTGCGTAACTGGCGGCTGTGCGATTTTGCGACTTGCGTGCGATGGTGCTTGCGGGAACATAAATCAGTGTGATTGCGCGAACGACAACAACGTTACATTGTGGCTCATGCTTTCTTTATCTGTATGGAAATGCAATTAGTATTATATTATTTGTGGAGTATAATATCCAACAGCACATGGTTATATTTATCACAATAGTGTGTATTAATATGCAGATACTAATGTGTCAACTATTGCATACATGAGGAAACAGTACGTTTGAGAGcgataaattaaacattttattaGTATGTGTATGATATACATAAAccttaatttattttacttcacaCTTACAAAATGAGCCAAATAATAGGTGTTTTTCTATCCAATAGTTTTCGAACAATACAAAACACTTCTACACCCATGAGCAAGGGTCTCTAGCGCAAGCCTTATTGAtgcaaaatgtgttgaaaactttcattcattttttaattcaataattGAAAAGTCAccttaaataaatatttcttaaaaatatgttctttATGTTACTTCATTGTGAGTACTAACTAAATATCATTAGATTTCAATCGGATGATATAGTTTCAATGAATGACCTAAGACACAAAATTCCTAGCTCTctaaacaatttatttatttgttttcatttgtcaCTACTTTAGACATTTCGTTGTATAACAATTCTAACGATCAACGAAAAGAACAAATTTTCCAGACTTCTGCATTGTGTTTTTACACCTTCATATAATAAATTGAAAGGCTTAATAAACTGGTTAACTTACTTAAATTTTCCATGCAAAGCAAAATACGCATAAATAAGGAAATATGAACATGATTTAAACatacttttttaaattgatattaCACTTTACTCCGTTTACTACTCTTAATTCGCTTGCAGCAATGAATGCCTttataatataattattttttaaatgctcCTCGTATATTTGCAGATCCggaaaacaaaatttatttattgttgatATCTTATTTCTAATATGTTCTGAGGTAGTGATTATCTTTTATCATTTGTTGCATGtaatattgaaaataaatatatcatTGCAACAAATTCTTTAACATTGAAAAGATCTACCGGTTACAATGTTAGGTAAATTACTTTCGCTGTAGATACTTTGAACCATTgaacatttttgtgtgtgttatcgTAACAGCCCACATACACGATACAATTCCCctctaaacaaacaacacacgatCCCTCCCTGCACTCCATATGAGCTGTAACAAAAACTTGCTTCCCAACACTTCAAACTAGCTCCCTGTCTTCGTCTCATCGTCTCATCTATCTAATATGTTTGATGTTGCGATGCAATGCAAACTCCAGCTGCAGCAAGAAAGCAAATCTTAACGGCACGAACGCATTTTTATCTCCCCACTTGGTAGCCCGTGGGTACGGACGGCGCGCGAAGCTGACGGGCAattaaaaaaggggaaaacgaaaaaccgCCAAATCCATCGAATGTGGGCCACCGCGAACAGCCATGGGATGGGGAAAGATGGGGAGCGCCTAAATGTGAACATCGTGAGTGATGCAATCGAACCGCGACGATGGCGTGTAGTGCGCGTCAGCATCGTACCGCACCGGGAGCAAATCGGGAGCTTGTTCTGACCCGCAAAACCTTAGGTCGGTCTCGTTATGGCATTTGCAATTGAAACTGCCAACGGTGATGGATGAAGGGATGAGAAGAGGGAAATAAAATTCGGTCAAAGTTCGCACGGCAAGTGGTACGGTAATGGAGAGaggattaaaatgaaaaacaaaattattttattaaattataacatgtaaaataaaattgttaagAGTGTGTAAATTGTTGAATTGTGTAATTTAAGAGAGCTTAATGTAGTGTCATTGAAATTACAGCTACACCGAAACGGAAACCATTCCACGCAATCAAACGGTACAGGTCCTAACGAGACAGTGGTGTCTGGAAATTCCCCCAAGGTGTACCTCCTATCGGACCGAAATTAAGGAAGTGTTTGTGAAGCAGGTAAGGCCAAttataaacacataaaaaacctGTTTTTGCCGTATAAAGCTCGCATAAAATTTCCATTCTACCATTGGCACATCGGTGTGACTTATGGCTACACTGTTCCTTCCATAGCAGTAATAGCAATTCCCACCCATCACGATTCCATAAAGGCAGCCGCTTccaaaaaacatgcaaatgtGCCACCCGCTCCACCATTCTGCCATTACATTATGCTTGTTTTGCGCGCCAAAATTATTCCAAACCCCGAAAATAAGGAGTGTGCGCCCATAACAGATCGTAAACATCAATTACCGCTATTAGATTTCAGCTCTCCTGCCTCCCATGCCTCCCTGCCGAAGGCACAAGAACATAAAATGTCTCGTCCATTATATCATATTGTCACTTCCGTTCCCTAACGAAGGGGGAGGCACTAACGTGGCTGCGGTCGCTTCTTTGTCTTTTGATGCATCGCCACATCTTTCAACGACTGTCAAAACGATGCTTCAACAGGCGCACAAAGGCGAAAGGCCGGTCGATAAAACCAACCCCACCAGACAAGACGACACACGGAGCGCTGCACAGAGCAGCCCTCGAGAACAGGAAGCGTACAGTATGAGCGGGCACATTCTCACTATCGAGCCGGCCGCTCGCTTtgaaacacgaaacaaaagcCCATCATTCGTCAAGACGCAGGCAATCTTTGCTGGAGGTTTTGATATCTTTGCTACGGTGCGTGCAGGGAATATCTTCTTCCCATCGCTTAGTTAGTATTCGGTTCTGAGCATCGGGAAGTTTCGGCTACGTCCGCCTTTTGTTTCTTGATCGTCAGAACAGTGAGCAGTGGGCCTTTAATTTAATCAACTTCATACCAACGAGACGATCTTGCCCGGGTTTGAGGTTGTGGATTAATGTGTGGAGTTTTGTTGAAGTAGCGATCGAGCGAGCAGTCGAGAGCCTGGGAAATGAAAATGGTAATATCGGAAGGAATATCATAACAAGTCTTGGTAGACCGTGTTGGGTTGTACTGAAACGAAAGGAGGAAGTTTACAATGAAATATAGCAATTTAAATGCGTTAAACACGATTCCGAGGGACGTTGTAATTTTCACCCCCCCATTAATCGATGTGATTCAGTTGCTTAACAATCGAAACATATTCAATAATATGTATTGTCTTAAAGTCTTGAACATAACAGCATAACGATTTCCGGTTTTCTCAACAGAAAGCATAAGCAATCAATCTTAATGTATCATTGCGTCATCAAACTTCATTCTACTTAAGGTACTTGTTTTTGCGATTCGACGTCATAAAACTCTACAAACGTTTGATCGTATGCACGTGTGTTTATTGTGTTTATTGCGTCACACCATGTTCGGGACCGCTGCTTCCGGCCGGTTGCTTGAGAAGGTGGTTCTGAATTCTAAACATCACGATCACACTTAACGATCACtgtttattgaactgttattAAACCTGAAAACACGGTGCAAAAATTGGCAATTGCAGTTGGTGGCGCTGACGAAGAAAGTTTTACAACCTTCTTTACGGTCTTACCATTTCAGAATATTACCAAGACACGCCGCGTGGAGTTCTGTTGCGAAGGGTACCAGGAACGGCGCACCGGAAATGGAACCACCGGTGAGTGTCGTCCAATATGCCGCGGTGGTTGCATCCATGGCGAGTGTCAGACACCGAACGTATGCAGCTGTGAGGCAGGATTCAGTGGAAAACATTGCTTGCAGAGTAAGCGATTATGGTCCTGTGGATCCGTTGGATCTTTCCTCACTTCTATTTtgttgtgaaatattttgcagGATGCCGTAATGGGACGTGGGGAGTGAACTGTCGCAATCGATGCCACTGTCAGAATTACTCACTCTGCGACACAAAAACAGGACACTGTCGATGCAATGAAGGCTGGATGGGTAAATAGTTGAGTATTAAGCGAAAAAGAAGTTAAATCATCCAGCTTCTAGAATGACATATATGTTTGTATATAATCTCTACTCAGCTGTGAAACTCCTTGTCCTTCTGGATTTTACGGGACGATGTGTGTAAGCAAGTGCAATTGCACCACCAGATCCTGTCACCCACAAACTGGAACGTGTATGCCTGATGACGAGATAGTAATGTTTGATAACATCAACCGAACGATAGAGAACAGTTTCTCCTCGGAAAGCACCGAACGGATATCAGCGGAGCAGTGGATCAAAGTCGATAATGAAACACTTGCAGCGTTGCTCAGCAGCTCCACGGCGTTGGCTGATGTTTCTACCACCACCTCTAGCACTACCAGAAGTAGTAGCACTTCTGAGAATAGCACCGTAACTTCCACTACCCCTTCCTCCActacctcctcctccaccacttCAACAACCGAAGCTACTGGACAAATGCTACCCAACGCGACCTACGCCGAATCGTACCACGAGTACCTTCCCAACAACACCGAGATGAGCATGGTGCTAACAAAAGGTCACTCACGAACTGCCAGCAACGAAAGCATGTACGAGCTGGTGACGACTACGTCACGCGTCGAGATCACCTTCATCGATACGGCGGTGAAGAAAATTGAGGATCCCTCCACGATCAGCCATACTACGCCGGAGGAGGAACCCGCTTCCCTGTCTGTCGAAAGCTCCAACGAAACGGACACCCAACTGGTGTACTTGGAATCGGAGAACCATCCCGTTCTGGTGGACATAACCGAAGATGGGAGCGTGCAGAGTGAAGCAAATGATCGACAGGCGTTCGTCACGATCTCCTGCTTGCTGATTACACTCACACTGCTAATGTCGGTGGTCATCTATATGAAGCGTTTGAATCGCAAAACGCTTGCCAAACCTGCCGCTAGTGTGCCACCGCCGGTGAAGATTGTTGACGAGAGCGTCCAAACGGGGAATGATTCGAACCGCTCGTCGGATCCACTTCCCGATCTGCCCCATGTCACCTACACGCGGGTAAAGCCAAAACTGCAACGAAACGGTGATATCGGTAAGTGTATATAGAAGCAAGTTCTCCTACAATTTAACAGCAAGGCGAATCGTTAAAACTAACTATTATCTTCCCAGAACACTATGACGTTCCGCCGAATAATAGTTTCATCCATCGTGCAAAGTCAGCATCCCCTTACAACTACAACTTCTCGGTCAACCAAAAGCAAGCTCCCAGAAAGTATAGCCTTGAGCATATCTACGACGAAATTCAGTATCCCCCGTTGGCGGAACTGACGAGCAGTACAGCGACGCAGTCCGATAAGCCGACGTTGCAGCCGGGTGAGAAGGAAGACAGTTATTCCAAACCGATGATTCTGGCGTAGGATAGGGCTAAGTTTGCTTATATGTGGTTCTTATGTTGAACtaaataaatgtatttttttaacttacCATAAAATAGGAATTGTTGGTTACAGCATGAGTATCGTCCATCTTCAATAATAGCTAACTCGTCTAGCATTTAAAGTAtctcaatttttgttttctcttggCATTCACTACGGCATGTATTTCTCACTCTTCCTTGTGGCCGTTGCGCCACAGGTGACATGAAATATTAATTTCTATATCATCCATCAATCAATCGCTTTACAGCGCGCAACTTAACACATTCCATTCAGGATTCCTCTTCCATGCCTTTGCATTAAACATCTCGCATCACAATACATCAAACGTGAGTATGCCTGATGGGGTGCAGATGCCCGGTGGCTTACTGTGTTGCGCCACTTCAAATCGCACCCGAGATCGGACTTTTAAGAATAAGCACATCACATCATACGAGACGTTCGCCCACACACCACAACGTTTCGGTGCGATATCACATCATACCAAAGAACGTCACCAGCCGTACCGCGACGAGTTCTCGCCATTAGGTTCTACTGACCGTTTGCTTTAATCCATCGCGAACCTTCCGTGGGGTAAGATTGAAGTTGAAGCTGTAGTGACCCCATTTCTTTACGATATTACACCATGGAGCGTCTCAAGTGGTGCATTTTGGTTGGGCTGGCTTTCGTGTGCCAGTTTGGGCTAGCTCCCGGTCAGGAGGGTGTAAAGACCGCGTGGCGCAAAGGCGGTGGCGTTCAGGTTGCTTCTCACGATGTTACGATCGCGAATCAAAGTTTTGTGGAGATGGCCGAGCCAGGTCGACAGACGAACACGACCGTGATGAGTCTGCAACGATCGAACGAATCGATGAGTGCCCTGGATCGCTTTATGAACAAAACGAAGGGAAACATTCCTGCGGGAGTATGCTTCGAGGAGGTGCCTACGGTTTCCCTGTTGAAGTATAACCCTCGCGGAGATGTGCCAGCGGGTAATGGGGTAAGTTGAACCGGGTTTCTAAAAAAACATTGCTCGATATCTTCTTTTCTATTCGCAGTCCAATCCATCTCTCAGTCGGATTCAAGTTTGCTGCCCCGGGTATGAACGTAATGTGCACAACTTCCGCAAGTGTGAGCCCGTTTGTGAGGATCCGTGTCTGAACGGGCTTTGTGTGGGACCGAACACCTGCGAATGCTATCCGGACTTTGTACGGAACGGCCAAGGTCGATGTGTACCGACCTGTCCGATCGGATGCGATCATGGCGAGTGTTTGGTTGGAACGGGTGAGTGTCGCTGTAAGGAAGGCTATGAGTTAGATCCGACGACCAAGAAATTCTGTGTGCCGCACTGCACTGGAGGATGTGGCGTGGGTCGCTGTGTGGATGTGGAGCGATGCGAGTGTGGCGAGGGATATAAGTTCGATCCGAAGCTCAAGTGTGCACCACACTGTGAGGGTGGATGTTTGAATGGACACTGTGTCGAACCAGGTGTTTGCAGGTGTGAGGCGGGTTATGAGATGTCGGAGATGGGATGTGAGCCAATCTGCTCAAAGTGAGTAAAACTTACCAGCGTGGGAAAAGGTGAGACAtgactgttttgtttcttacaCGTTTTTTTCAGTGGCTGCTTCCACGGTGTTTGTACCGCGCCGGAAACGTGCTCCTGTAAGCCTGGGTATCAGAAGGTCGGTGATCAATGCACTGCTACTTGTGATCGTCCCTGTCTAAACGGGGAATGCACTGGACCGAATGTTTGCAGCTGCAATCGGGGCTACATCCTTGACGAGGCCAATCCCTTCCAGTAAGTATACCTCATAGACAACTCTCTACTCGCACGGTATTATATgttcctttccctttccaaCTTCACAGTTGTATTGCGCACTGTCCCAACGGATGTCCGAACGGTGTCTGCTCTGGCCCAAACATGTGCCTCTGCAATGCAGGATACGTCAAGGATCGTTCGCTCAAAGGAAGTCAAGCATGCATCAAGCGCTTCGACGGAGTTAAATCATAACCAGCGGCAGTCAGGGAGCCGATAACGAGCCTATGCATTCGTTCCATTGGCGGGTGCGCACGCTTTGCATTGCAGTGCGGCGGCGTGTTGCTGATTTTGATAGCGCTTATCGCACTcaggatgcaaaaaaaaaaacacattaacatGGATGGTGAACATTAACACGATTGTAACGCGAAACGGGGAGCAGTGGATGAggatgcaaaataaatgaaaggcAATTCAACTAATTGTTATGGTTTTGTAATCATAATTAATTGAGGGTGCTCTACAAGGATCAGGAAAGGGGACAGTCAAGAGGCAGGAAAGGAATttgataattgaaaaaaaatattgagaaATTGGAGTGATTTATGGgatgaaattttttttttcaatttcgtttAGAATCTTACTATTGATTATTAATTTCTTATATAGAGAGAAATTCGGCTCTTTTTCTtataatgaataacatgttgTAGCTATTTGCTTATTTTGTATACAGCATGTGAGCCTATTCGCCGCATTTACCTCAATAAATCCTAGCTTTAATCTTAGTGCGTTTAGTTGCGTTTAatgtttggttgtgtttgtgcgtttaGCACTTCATCGACAAAGACATTCTGTCCAACTTTATCCTGGAAGTAGCCGTTTAGTAGCgtttggaccggtctggtggtacagtcgtcaactcgtacgacgtaacaacattcccgtcatgggttcaagtcccgaatagaccgtgtccccatacgtaggactgactatcctgctatggtaacaataagtcactgaaagccaatctcatttcactagtgggtactggcaggccttggccgacagtggttgttgtgccaaagaagaagaagccgtTTATTATATTTAGGCATAGGTAGTTCTTCTTcagccggtctcatggtacagtcgtcaactcgtacgacttaacaacatgtccgtcatgggttcaagccccaactagaccgtgccgccatacgtaggactgactattctgctatgggggAGTAATCCAAAattcactgaaagccaaccccactagtggtacaggcaggccttgaccgacaacggttgttgagccaaaagaagaagaataagaagaagaagctctTCTTCATTTAATACTTGGTTCAGATTGTTTGGGAATGTTTTGataaccatttttttaaagatttttctattttaagaATGTAATAACTCCCAAAAGATTCAAGAATGGAGATTAGAGAATACCGTTTATAGATTCTTCctcaatttttaaattactttacTCAGCTTTATTTGTTAAACTGTCGTCCGgtgaaaattatgttttaatatttaaagatTATTGTTTGGTTGACACCAAAAATATCTTCAATACAGCCCAGACGCCCGAACTTTAAAATATCCTCTCTATTTGGATCTACCTATTTTTTAGTATATTACGACAAGATAACATTGTACTGTATTCTACGAAAAGAAGAATGGTCCATAAGAAAAGAAATACTTGTGCATCGTAAATATTTGTGAACATTATATCAAACTACTGTTTAAAGCCTTTCGACACTCTTATTCCGATCTCGTTTAGAACtattctctccctctccagATCGTTATGTTTTTCCAGATGGCTCATCTACTCGAGTGTAGTAAGATGAAAGAACTTTCATCCTCTTCGAATCAACATAAAACCATTATTTATAAACATAACTCTCAGGCCAATGTTTTACCACGCTCGGCATAATGAATCATAGCGCAAAGTGTTCGGCACACCACTCGTTCAGTGTGAAATTTCTTATCGTAATGGAAGCAAGCCGCACACAAACATGTGGCTTGTGTGGTTAAAAGAGTCACAAAAGAGCATGGATTAACACTACATCTTACCATCGAATCTCACGAAACATGTCGATGCTGTCTCACCATATTAACATaccaaaaaacgcacacagacacatgcacactttcacactctcacactctctctaaATCAAATATGCAAACACAAAAGACTGCACCTCACCCTTCCGGCGGCCCTTTTGGGAGCAATAGAAAAGGAGGAGTAGTGAGAACCTTTTTTATTAATGTTGCGCCTGCTTTCCGCCTTTTTTCTCCCAATTCGGCCATACAACCCATTAGAACAGCCCATTAAGTTCGAACCGTACCAGTGGCCACTGGCAGTTGTGGTGCCAGTGGTACAGTTCGATTGTTCCTTTGATGGTAATGGCGCTGCCAGTGACACTCTCCATACCCGGAGCAAGTTGCGATCGCGCAACCCTTTCGAACGCGATTGCGGGATGGGCTGCGTCGTGCGTGCGCTGCATTTACAATTGCAATCGCGTTCTTGCCTACGCACCAGCACCAGGGTAGAAAGCTACGCATGGGGAGGGAAGCGTACAGCGGCAGaagaaaacatatttgttttcgttgctcTCCAGCACACACTTCAACGCAGGACGGCACGGCTGCAAACACACAGTCTTGGAAGATCTTTCACCCTTGCTGCGATTCTGTTTCCCTGCGGACGAACAAGGCGAGCGAGCGAAGTGAACAAGGCAAACAGCAGACGAATGCGTCAAAGAACAGATTATATTTTTAGTCACTCTCTGCCGCTttgcgtgtgagtgtatgtgctCATTATTCTGCTCCGTGCGGAAGAAGCAGCACGCGCAAACTGTAGGCAAACGACGCAGGCGGCACAAACGGCACCAGCATTCTGATAAGTTCGTCTTCGCGCCCGCACCGCGGAGTCCGCGCGTTTTCGTTCGACGGTAAACGTCCGGTTGCATTGCCCGTCCGGTGTCCGCCCAGAGCAGAATAAATCATTCGCCCCCTCCGGGACTACAGGGGCGACAAATTTCGACGATCCATCGATCGATTGGAAGTGCGGGCGTTCAAGACGGGGAGGTCCGGAAATCGGTGTACAGGAAGCAAACCGTAGGCTGCACAATCCGTGAAAGCCGATACTCGATCGCGAGTGATCCCGTCAGTCTGCTGACGGGCGGGACCGGTACAGGACGTGTTCGTTTTTCGGTGGCTTTTGAACTCACTCATTCTTAACTCTCTCCGAACGGTGTGGAGAGATTGCCAAGAGTGTTTGCTCTAGTGGATTTAAAACCGCTCGAAACGTCTAGCAAAAACGATGCTTTATCTAAAGATTATAGTGACCGGAGCTGCTCTGTTGGTGGTCATCCTGTCAACTGCATCCGTTGATGCTGCCTGCTCGAAAACGAACGTGTAAGTGTTTTTCTGTGACcttagcaacaacaaaaaccgtgTGATAAGTAACAACCTTTTCTAAATGCAGAAAAACGCGAGTAGAGATCAAGAATGGTAAGCGCGTGACGGTGATCGATCAACCATGCTGCAAGGGCTACAAACGGGTGAAGCTACGCTGCGTTCCGATCT
Coding sequences within:
- the LOC120904357 gene encoding cell wall integrity and stress response component 4-like encodes the protein MQHHPLNYSRVQCGAISILLVLLITSRVCSLQGDNVCYRYESYTETETIPRNQTVQVLTRQWCLEIPPRCTSYRTEIKEVFVKQNITKTRRVEFCCEGYQERRTGNGTTGECRPICRGGCIHGECQTPNVCSCEAGFSGKHCLQRCRNGTWGVNCRNRCHCQNYSLCDTKTGHCRCNEGWMGKYCETPCPSGFYGTMCVSKCNCTTRSCHPQTGTCMPDDEIVMFDNINRTIENSFSSESTERISAEQWIKVDNETLAALLSSSTALADVSTTTSSTTRSSSTSENSTVTSTTPSSTTSSSTTSTTEATGQMLPNATYAESYHEYLPNNTEMSMVLTKGHSRTASNESMYELVTTTSRVEITFIDTAVKKIEDPSTISHTTPEEEPASLSVESSNETDTQLVYLESENHPVLVDITEDGSVQSEANDRQAFVTISCLLITLTLLMSVVIYMKRLNRKTLAKPAASVPPPVKIVDESVQTGNDSNRSSDPLPDLPHVTYTRVKPKLQRNGDIEHYDVPPNNSFIHRAKSASPYNYNFSVNQKQAPRKYSLEHIYDEIQYPPLAELTSSTATQSDKPTLQPGEKEDSYSKPMILA